A genomic window from Fusarium verticillioides 7600 chromosome 5, whole genome shotgun sequence includes:
- a CDS encoding alkanesulfonate monooxygenase, whose product MSQSQEAKKQLIINAFVESCSGHQSPGLWRHPDDKSWDFNNINHWVKLAQLLEKGKFHGIFIADVLGSYDVYKGPRNPDPAIISGAQWPVNEPLATVPAMAAATKNIGFGVTVATTYEQPYHLARRLSTVDHLTGGRLGWNIVTGYLDSAARNLGHTEQPSHDERYAIAEEYVDVAYKLWQSSWRDDAVKLDREKGIYTDPSLVRLINHSGKYYTVPGPHICQPSPQRTPLILQAGTSKAGKNFAAKHAEAIFVAGHSPVTVAKNIAEIRTLAKEQFGRDPKTIKFLAMFCPIIGKTQEEADAKYKELVSYGSEDGALALFGGWTGIDLAQYGDDEELRYVESNAIRSAVESWSKSIPGVPKWTKHTVANHIKVGGLGATVAGTPERIADEMERWVNEADVDGFNLAYALMPASFEEVISDLLPVLRERGLFWEDYAVDGGTYRENVYGKKGVARPPADHPAAKYHWTKDN is encoded by the exons ATGTCTCAATCACAAGAAGCTAAAaagcagctcatcatcaacgcctttGTTGAATCATGTAGTGGTCATCAATCGCCTGGTCTTTGGAGACATCCGGATGATAAATCGTGGGATTTTAACAATATCAATCACTGGGTGAAACTggctcagcttcttgagaaaggAAAGTTTCACGGTATTTTTATCGCTGATGTTCTC GGATCATATGATGTCTACAAAGGACCTCGCAATCCAGACCCTGCCATCATTTCAGGCGCGCAGTGGCCTGTCAACGAGCCCCTTGCTACCGTGCCAGCTATGGCTGCAGCAACTAAGAATATTGGTTTTGGTGTAACCGTGGCGACCACTTATGAGCAGCCTTATCACCTTGCCCGCAGACTCAGCACTGTGGACCATCTCACTGGCGGAAGACTTGGTTGGAACATCGTAACTGGATATCTTGACTCTGCTGCTCGGAATCTCGGGCATACTGAACAGCCAAGCCACGATGAGAGATACGCCATCGCCGAAGAATACGTCGATGTGGCTTACAAGCTTTG GCAATCATCCTGGCGAGACGACGCAGTCAAACTCGACCGTGAAAAAGGCATCTACACAGACCCCTCCCTAGTCCGTCTAATCAACCATTCAGGAAAATACTACACCGTCCCAGGCCCTCACATCTGCCAGCCCTCCCCACAACGCACACCTCTAATCCTCCAAGCCGGAACTTCCAAGGCCGGAAAGAACTTTGCCGCCAAGCACGCCGAGGCCATTTTCGTCGCTGGTCACAGCCCCGTCACTGTAGCGAAGAACATAGCTGAGATTCGAACCCTAGCAAAAGAGCAGTTCGGCCGTGATCCTAAAACAATTAAattcttggccatgttttGTCCGATCATTGGAAAGACGCAGGAGGAGGCTGATGCTAAGTATAAGGAGCTTGTGAGCTACGGGTCTGAGGATGGTGCGTTGGCGCTGTTTGGGGGATGGACGGGGATTGATCTTGCGCAgtatggtgatgatgaggaattACGATATGTTGAGTCAAACGCGATTCGCTCAGCTGTAGAGTCATGGTCCAAGTCAATCCCAGGTGTGCCAAAATGGACAAAGCACACTGTCGCGAATCACATCAAGGTCGGTGGCTTGGGGGCAACAGTTGCAGGAACACCAGAGCGTATTGCAGATGAGATGGAGCGATGGGTCAACGAAGCTGACGTCGATGGGTTCAATCTGGCGTATGCTCTTATGCCAGCCAGTTTTGAGGAGGTCATTTCTGATTTGTTGCCGGTTCTGAGGGAGAGGGGGTTGTTTTGGGAGGATTATGCTGTTGATGGGGGCACGTATAGGGAGAATGTGTATGGGAAGAAGGGCGTTGCTAGACCGCCTGCTGATCATCCTGCTGCCAAGTATCATTGGACGAAAGATAATTGA
- a CDS encoding acyl-CoA dehydrogenase, which produces MATTFESSDPAVYKEYEAQWSTLPTDAEGWIKRAKDVAQVLAKDAPARERANKSPKAEVALLKHSGLLKILGPAKYGGGEQPWSVGFRAIREVAKTDGSVGMLLGYHLVWSTTANVVGTPEQADRTHKLIISNNYFVGGAVNPRDNDLKITSNGDKIVFNGFKNFSTGGVISDLTVLEGVYGEKEEHIFAIVPTQQPGIQFKHNWDNVGLRLTESGGVNIENVEAPWGDALGWDVEAKKPDPNILAIPFTSLFLPTIQLNFANLYLGIAAGALEFAKEYTLKNTRAWPFGGDNKEKATDEFYILSTYGNFFAHLRATEALAEKVNAEADSLYAKYSQDRSAVTAEQRGEFAEWVASLKVVTTDTGLKITSGVFEVTGSRSTAAKVGLDRFWRDLRTHTLHDPVAYKNRELGRYLLLGEYPEPTWYT; this is translated from the exons atggccactACTTTTGAGAGCTCTGACCCAGCTGTCTACAAAGAGTACGAAGCTCAGTGGTCCACTCTTCCCACTGACGCTGAAGGCTGGATTAAGCGCGCCAAAGATGTCGCTCAAGTCCTAGCAAAAGACGCTCCAGCTCGAGAGCGCGCAAACAAATCTCCCAAGGCTGAAGTCGCTCTTCTCAAGCACTCtggccttctcaagatcctcggcCCAGCTAAGTATGGCGGTGGTGAACAGCCATGGAGTGTTGGTTTCAGAGCGATTCGCGAAGTTGCCAAGACGGATGG ATCTGTTGGCATGCTTCTCGGCTACCATCTCGTCTGGTCCACAACCGCCAACGTAGTGGGAACTCCAGAGCAAGCAGACCGCACGCACAAACTAATCATCTCAAACAACTATTTCGTCGGCGGAGCTGTGAATCCTCGCGAcaacgatctcaagatcaCTTCCAATGGGGATAAGATTGTCTTCAACGGTTTCAAGAACTTTAGCACCGGCGGTGTGATTTCCGATCTGACTGTTCTTGAGGGTGTTTATGGtgagaaggaagagcatATATTTGCTATTGTTCCGACGCAGCAGCCTGGTATCCAGTTTAAGCATAACTGGGATAATGTTGGGCTGAGACTTACGGAGTCGGGAGGTGTTAATATTGAGAATGTTGAGGCGCCGTGGGGTGATGCGTTGGGATGGGATGTTGAGGCGAAGAAGCCCGATCCCAACATTCTGGCCATTCCTTTCACGAGTCTATTCTTGCCCAC AATTCAGCTCAATTTTGCCAACCTTTACCTCGGTATTGCGGCCGGTGCTCTTGAGTTTGCCAAAGAGTACACTCTCAAGAACACTCGCGCCTGGCCCTTCGGCGGCGAT AACAAGGAGAAAGCAACAGACGAGTTCTACATCCTCTCCACCTACGGCAACTTCTTCGCCCACCTCCGCGCCACCGAAGCACTAGCCGAGAAAGTCAACGCTGAAGCAGACTCGCTCTACGCAAAGTACTCACAAGATCGTTCTGCAGTCACAGCCGAGCAACGCGGTGAGTTCGCCGAATGGGTCGCCAGTCTCAAGGTCGTCACTACAGACACTGGTCTCAAGATCACGTCGGGAGTGTTTGAAGTTACGGGCTCGAGGTCTACGGCTGCAAAGGTTGGGTTGGATAGGTTCTGGAGGGATTTGAGAACGCATACGCTGCATGATCCTGTGGCGTATAAGAATAGGGAGTTGGGAAGATATCTTCTGTTAGGAGAGTATCCTGAGCCCACTTGGTATACTTGA
- a CDS encoding hypothetical protein (At least one base has a quality score < 10) codes for MQHLKEIYDTKWLTTFTVGYFDTLDHCSSTKHSWTYDNFVSFPKQHGYWVDENYRVHQSGKKSSCRFLDRPALDQAWLFFQLIYCVVRDQEEPFLAHEKLVFEGKLDTKELPHALNQWDKHMRELHEKDPGAAVMRFLEANQILELAKQVVLANLAEGSPSMLVPQPIKRFKQGNWATELYEQRNLCLMILGETLSAVLTRIMRTCKINLPGWELDDGGGWGPSAYVSRMMFEHGWCPRSQATVKGQLGRNATLLYVTVLAHNENRHNCDPQGHEHRRCTPSKCEFIEALDNPPDNNRGLIREYRPSHAQGCTECGMIGPNENDILDVLERSNASKTVVFPLIRVWEDNENKTLEIKVEEWKVGTPYATVSHVWSQGLGNRNKREIHVCQLRAIKDLLQQVFGEKESYLFWLDTFAIPQRGTGDTRHGQLKRKAIGLIHHIFNNAEHCIILDRYLMNFGRAYDSNCRAIGAEVLASGWMMRLWTLQEAFVSDQLHLALRGHDVFNKKPHDLDNFWTDTNGQDVLRSSITEITRGKVEVNLMRTGPRRPLAEKSISERALLIGSAWRAVRYRTTRNPGEETLALSSLLDIPILQDDESPVLSTSREEDRERLMERFWGTVGNDNAFGNAIPPGIIFLPGKRLSSEGFRWAPFTWMSGEVEAYPFPLDNPKHPTKLIPKGLVVQLPGFCLYPTGDKLRDIISTSNRSSFRFSVSRGLDEWYQVSAARKRSQLNGISAPLDNGNHDLHPIALELRKDIDSGKPLKIGIILSRPRPVEVQGEIGLLVKICDKEGRCPVSGRGKSLLICKIIRRIEVSRLAIGASGDIPWETGPQEAPGYDPILSRYERFQREKVAGVQLDDDQSWCVDGFPGKAPATGGLKRSQTDLSTPRQSGGFLSKLKRVVTSSSRFESSDL; via the exons ATGCAGCATTTGAAGGAAATTTATGATACTAAGTGGTTGACAACATTCACGGTGGGATATTTTGATACCCTCGATCACTGCTCTTCTACAAAACACTCGTGGACATACGACAACTTCGTCAGTTTTCCGAAGCAACATGGATACTGGGTCGATGAAAACTACAGAGTGCATCAGTCTGGCAAAAAGAGCAGCTGCAGATTTCTTGATCGCCCTGCACTTGACCAGGCTTGGCTGTTTTTCCAACTTATCTACTGTGTTGTTCGCGACCAGGAGGAGCCGTTCTTGGCCCacgagaagcttgttttCGAGGGTAAACTCGACACGAAAGAGCTTCCTCATGCGCTTAATCAATGGGACAAGCATATGAGGGAATTGCACGAGAAAGACCCAGGAGCCGCCGTCATGCGGTTTCTCGAAGCAAACCAGATACTAGAGCTCGCAAAGCAAGTAGTCCTGGCAAACCTGGCTGAAGGCTCACCATCTATGCTCGTGCCACAGCCCATAAAGAGATTCAAGCAAGGGAATTGGGCCACTGAACTTTATGAACAGCGAAATCTCTGTTTAATGATTTTGGGGGAGACTCTTTCGGCGGTTCTCACAAGAATCATGAGAACCTGCAAGATCAATCTTCCAGGTTgggagcttgatgatgggggAGGATGGGGCCCGTCAGCATATGTGTCCAGAATGATGTTCGAGCATGGCTGGTGTCCAAGATCCCAGGCGACAGTGAAAGGTCAGCTCGGCCGGAACGCCACCCTGTTATATGTGACAGTGTTGGCGCATAACGAGAATCGCCATAATTGCGATCCTCAGGGCCATGAACATCGACGATGCACCCCTTCAAAATGCGAGTTTATAGAAGCCTTGGACAATCCTCCTGATAATAACAGAGGCCTAATCCGGGAATACAGGCCATCACATGCTCAGGGTTGTACCGAGTGCGGTATGATTGGTCCAAATGAAAATGACATCCTGGACGTCCTTGAGCGCAGCAATGCTTCGAAGACAGTCGTCTTCCCGCTGATAAGGGTTTGGGAGGATAATGAAAACAAGACTCTTGAGATCAAGGTGGAGGAATGGAAAGTTGGGACACCATATGCGACAGTGTCCCATGTCTGGTCACAGGGACTGGGGAATAGGAACAAGCGGGAGATCCATGTCTGTCAGTTAAGGGCTATCAAAGACTTGCTGCAACAGGTCTTTGGAGAGAAAGAATCTTACCTCTTTTGGCTCGATACATTTGCCATCCCGCAGCGAGGTACGGGAGACACAAGACATGGTCAGTTGAAGCGGAAAGCCATAGGGCTCATTCACCACATATTCAACAATGCAGAACATTGCATTATCCTCGATCGTTATCTCATGAATTTCGGAAGGGCCTATGACTCTAATTGTCGCGCTATTGGTGCTGAGGTACTGGCAagtggatggatgatgcGACTATGGACCCTCCAGGAGGCTTTCGTAAGTGACCAATTGCATCTTGCACTGAGGGGTCACGATGTATTCAACAAAAAGCCACATGATTTGGACAATTTCTGGACTGACACCAATGGCCAAGATgtgttgaggagctcaatCACAGAAATCACGAGGGGCAAGGTGGAGGTTAATTTGATGAGAACGGGACCAAGAAGGCCCCTGGCAGAGAAAAGCATTTCTGAGCGTGCTTTATTGATAGGGAGTGCCTGGAGAGCGGTACGATATCGC ACCACCAGAAACCCGGGGGAAGAGACGTTGGCGCTGTCTAGCTTGCTTGACATTCCCATTCTACAAGACGATGAAAGCCCAGTGCTTTCTACATCCCGAGAGGAAGATCGCGAGAGGCTCATGGAAAGATTCTGGGGAACAGTAGGCAACGACAATGCTTTTGGAAATGCAATCCCTCCTGGAATTATCTTCTTACCTGGAAAAAGATTGTCTTCGGAGGGCTTCAGATGGGCTCCCTTTACATGGATGTCTGGCGAAGTGGAAGCATATCCGTTTCCCCTGGACAACCCAAAGCATCCTACGAAACTAATCCCCAAGGGGCTTGTCGTCCAGCTCCCAGGGTTTTGCCTCTACCCTACTGGAGACAAGCTTCGTGATATAATCTCAACTAGTAACAGAAGCTCATTCAGATTCTCTGTTAGCAGGGGCCTCGATGAATGGTACCAAGTCTCCGCcgcgaggaagaggagtcAATTGAACGGCATCTCAGCCCCCCTGGATAACGGGAATCACGACCTACATCCCATTGCACTGGAGCTACGAAAAGATATTGACTCGGGAAAGCCTCTGAAGATTGGTATCATTCTTTCCCGGCCACGGCCTGTCGAAGTGCAAGGCGAGATTGGACTGTTGGTCAAAATATGTGATAAAGAGGGACGCTGTCCTGTATCTGGTAGAGGCAAgtctcttctcatctgcaaAATAATTCGACGTATCGAGGTCTCGCGGCTCGCGATTGGCGCTTCCGGTGATATCCCATGGGAGACAGGGCCTCAAGAAGCACCCGGGTATGATCCCATATTGAGCAGATATGAGAGATTCCAGCGGGAAAAGGTTGCGGGAGTGCAATTAGACGATGATCAGAGCTGGTGTGTCGACGGGTTTCCTGGGAAAGCCCCAGCAACTGGTGGTCTCAAGCGGAGTCAGACTGACCTTTCTACTCCACGTCAGTCTGGAGGCTTCTTAAGCAAGCTGAAAAGGGTTGTGACGAGCAGCTCGAGATTTGAGAGCTCAGATTTATAA